The genomic interval GCTTTGTCGGGTTAGCCTGAGAGGGCACGACAGGAGAACCACCCCCTCATGACCAGCACCACGCCCGCCGGATCCGACCCGGCGCCCCGGCCGAAGCGCCGCACTTTCAGCCCCGAGTACAAGCTGCGGATCGTGGCCGAGTACGACGCCGCCCCGAAGAACGAGAAGGGCGCAGTCCTGCGCCGCGAGCGCCTGTACCACTCGCACGTCAAGGAATGGCGGGCCGCGCGGGATGCCGGGGCCCTGGAGAAGCTGGTCGACCAGCGCACCAGTCCGGCGAGGCCGAAGAAGCCTGCCGCCGAGGCGGAGAACGAGAAACTGCGCCGCCAGGTAGAACGGCTGGAGAAGGAACTGGCCCGGAACAAGGCCGCGTTGGAAGTCATGGGAAAAGCTTCCGCGCTCTTGGAAATGATCTCCGAGAGCGCGGACTGAACGCTGCCGCCGAACCGGTGCTCGACGACGCGTTCACCGGTGTCCAGGGCGAACTGGGCATCACGGCCGCGTGCCGGCTGACCGGCCGCTCCCGGGCCACCCACTACCGCCGGCTGCGGCCCCCGACCGAGCGAAAACCCAGAAAACCGCAGGTCCAGCCCTCATCCCTCACACCCGATGAGCGGGCGGCGGTCCTGGAGATGATGAACAGCGACGAGTACGCCGAGATGCCGCCCGCGCAGATCTGGGCCCGCGAGCTGGATGCCGGGCGTTACCACTGTTCCGTCTCCACGATGTACCGGATCCTGCGCGAGAAGGGGCAGTCCGGCGAGCGCCGCCGCCAGGCCACCCACCCGGCGAAGACGGTGCCCGAGCTGGTCGCCACCGGGCCCTCGCAGGTGTTCACCTGGGACATCACCAAGGCGGCCGGACCGGCCAAGGGCATCTGGTATCACGCCTACGTCATCATCGACATCTTCAGCCGCTACGTCGTCGGCCACACCGTCGAGCGGGCCGAATCAGCGCTGCGGGCCGAGGAGTTGATCCGCGAGACCATCACACGCAACGGCATCGTGCCCGAGACCGTCCACGCGGACCGCGGCACCTCGATGACGAGCAAGAAGGTCTCCCAGATGCTGATCGACCTCGGCGTCACCCGGTCGCACTCGCGGCCGAAGACCTCCAACGACAACCCCTACAGCGAGGCCCACTTCAAGACCACGAAGTACATGTCCGACTACCCCGAACGGTTCGACTCGCTGGCCCATGCCCGTGAGTGGTTCGAGGCGTTCATCGCGTACTACAACCACGAGCACCGGCATTCGGGCATCGGCTGGCACACACCGGCCAGCGTGCATTTCGGCACCGCCGAGGAGGTCCGCGACCAGCGTGCCGTCACCCTCGCCGAGGCCTACGCCTGCCACCCCGAACGCTTCGGCCGCCGCCCCCGACCACCCCGGATACCTCAGCAGGCATGGATCAACGACCCGGCCAAACGCAGAGAGTCCGCACCACAAACCTCATAGCGTCACGACCGTCTCACTGGACTTGAAATCTTCCGGTAGCCGGCGGCCTCGCCGCACCGCGCCGATCAGTGAAGCCGGAGTCGTGCCGGAAGCTCGTGCCTGACGCCAGGGACGGCTGTCCACGTGCACCACGTCGGTGAGCGGCAGGAGCTCATGAACTCGACGTGGCTGTGCGGCGGCGATCTTGGAGAGCGCGCGCCGGCTTTCGAACGATGCGTCGAGCTCCGCACGTTGCTTCTCGTCCAGCCCAGTGAGCGACAGATGATCACGCTCGCCCGGTGTGAGTCGCGTGAGGTCGAGCCCGGACCCGGGCAGCATGGTCACGCCTCCGAGGCGGCCCCGGTGTGCGGTCACCGGCAGACCGGCGTCGCGGAGCCAGTTCAGGTCCCGGGTGGTGGTTCGAAGGGACACCCCGAGCGCCGAGGCGAGTTCCTGTGTGGTCACGGCATCCCTCGATTCCAGGAGCAGCATCAGGGAGAAGAAGCGGTCTGGGGTCACCCACCGATTTTTTCAGGAATTGCGACACGATGCGGCGCATATCCCGGTCAGGCTGGTGGATGCGTACCCACCACCTGCGAGAAGGAACAACCATGACCACATCCGTCGTGTCCATCGTCTACGTGAACGACGCTCCCGCCGCAGCTCGTTTCTACGGCGATCTCCTCGGCATGAACCCCTCGTTCGAGACTTCGGGATACATCACCTTCGATCTCGGGCCAGGCGCTGACCTCGGTCTGTGGTCCGGCCAGTTCGAGGACCTGTCACCGGACGTCCCGCGCACCAGCGAGGTCTGCCTGGCCCTCGACGGTGGACCCGACGAACTCAGCACGACCTTTGAGCAGTGGAATTCCAAGGGGGTGACGATCCTGCGCGAGCCGCATGATGCGGGGTTCGGGCTGACCTTCCTCGCAGCCGATCCTGACGGGAACCGTATCCGCGTCGCACCCCGGGGCTGAAAGGCGGCAATGCGGCAGGCGCGCACGACAGGTGTCGCGTCCGCCGTCGTCCGACTTCGGGAGGGAAGGACGACGAGTGCCCCACGCGTATTCGAGCAGCCCCGAGACCCGCAGCGGTACTCACCGACAGCGACCGAACTGCCAACGGCCATGGTTCTGACAGCAGTTGAGTGATCGCCACAACCGGACGAGGACGTGGCCTCCGAGTGACGGGAACCAGGCTCGACCGCGCCGCGCATTCAGCGCTCGGCGCTCATGAACCGACTGCCGTGACCATCGGCCGCACCGGAACCGTACGGACGGGTCAAGTCGGCCCGTACCGCAGGAGAGTTGGCGCGGACGAGACGGCATCAGGGCAGCGACTACGACCATCCAGCAGCACCCCGCACCGAAGTTCCGCCCGATCACCGGGTGTTGACGTTTTCCGCAATCTTGACCGATTCGGCGGCCGAGTGATCATATGTTGTCGGCCATGCTACTTCGAGGCCTTCGCGCCAAAGGAGCCCTTGAGCTTCTCGTGGCCAGTTGCTCAGGGCTCGGCTGCGTCGCCGCACTGATCGCCATCCTCATAGGCCACCTCACGCCGTGGTGGGCACTGGTCCTCGTGCCCCTGGGGGTTTTCAACGCGATCGAGGTGATCGGCTACTTCGCCTATCTGCCGGTCGTCATCAAGCCTTACGTCCTCGTGTCCGCCGGCGGCGCCGACGGACACGGCGAGCAGGAGGAAGGAGAGCAGCGCGGTGCTGTGCGCTGGCAGTTGGACACCGGCGGAGCGGTGAAGGAATCGTCTCCGGTCGTGGTCAACGGCACCATTTATGTGGGCAGTTGGAACCACCTCCTGTGGGCTGTCGACGCCCTGTCCGGCGAAGAACGCTGGCAGTGCAGGGTCGGCGGTGTGGTGGCCGCGTCGCCCGCCTTCGCCGACGGCACGGTCTACATCGGCAGTTGGGACAAATGCCTGTGGGCGGTGGACGCCGTTTCGGGCCGGGAGCGGTGGCGGGTCAGGACGGGCGGCCTGGTGCGGTCCACACCGGTCATCGCCGATGGCATGGTCCTCTTCGGCAGCAACGACGGCTTCTTCCGGGCGGTCGACGCAGTCTCGGGGGAGAGCCGGTGGCAGGTCCGTGTCGGCACGGGCGTACGTTCCTCGCCGACCGTGGTGGGCGACTCGGTCTACGTCGGTAGCGACGACGGCGTTCTGTGGGCGCTGCACACCGGCTCCGGCCAGGTGCGGTGGCAGCTGAAGACGCTGAGCGGACTGTGGTCCTCGCCGGTGGTCGCCGACGGCATCCTCTACGTCGGCAGCGCCGACCGGCACCTCTGGGCACTGGACGCGGCATCGGGGCAGGTCCGGTGGAAGCTCCCGGCCGGCACCTGGGTGAAGTCCACGCCGGCGGTGGCCGACGGCCTCGTCTACTTCGGCACCGGCGACGGACATCTGTGGGCTGTCGACGCGGTGTCCGGCGAGAGACGGTGGAGTCGCAAGGTCGGTGTCTGGGTGCGGTGGGCTCCGGTGGTGGCGGACGGCACGCTGTACGTCGGCACGAACGACAGCCGTATATGGGCGCTGGACGCGGCCTCGGGCGAGGAACGATGGCAGGCGAACACCGGCAGCCCGGTCTTCTCCACGCCTGCGGTGGCCGACGGCGTACTGTATTTCGGCCTCCAGAACGGGCGTCTGCTGGGCGTCCGCGCCTGACCGGGACGCGGGCTGCTGTCACCAGGGTCTACAACGGACACCGCGCACCCACCACACCGTCGGCCCCGTCGTTCCCGCTTCCCGCTTCCCGCTCCTCGGAGTCGCGTGACAGGGGTTCCGGCACGGAGACGTGTCGGCCGAGATCTGCGGCCGGTTGTCCTGGCACCAGCCGGACAACCGGCCGACGGTGTCGAGCAGCGTGAGCCGGGCCTCGGAGCGGTCGGGCTCGATCCGTTCTTCGCCGGCGGCACACGGCTCCAGGCGGGCAAGGGCCCGTCCCCGCAACCGGTCTCAGACGCAGCCGCAGACACACACGCAGACGATTTCCGGCTCGTAAGTCGTCGGCGACAGGGCATGGTGATGCAGTGAGCGACGACGACACAACCCCACCGGCCCCGCAACCGACCTCGGAGGAGAACCGGCACGCCAGTTGGTTGGAACTGTTCTTCGACCTGGTCGCCGTGGCGGGAGTGGCGCAGATCGCGCATCTGCTGCACGGTGTGCCGGACGTGCCCGACCTGGGCCTGTACGCGCTGCTGTTCCTGGCCTTCTGGACGGCCTGGATCTGCTTCACCCTGTACGCGAACGTGGCCTACGAGAACACCCACGTCCGTACGGTGCTGGCCGCCATGTTCGGCATGGCCGTCATGGCCGCGGCGGTGTCGGGGGTGCACGAGGGGGACGACCGGCACGCGCGGGTGTTCGCCCTCGCCTATGTCCTGATCCGGGTTCTGGCGAGCCGGGCCTGGCAGCACCGTCGTCAGGTCCTTGTCGACTGGCCGGCCGCCCAGATGTCGCTCGGCGTGATCCCGTGGATCGTCTCGCTGTGGGCGCACGATCCGATGCGCTACTGGCTCTGGGCCCTGGGTATCGCCCTTGATCTGTACGTCACGTTCGCGGTCTCCGCACGCGACATCGTCGAGCACCAGGAAGCCCGGGAACGCCACGACAGCCGAACCGCCCGGCGCGATTCCGCACGGGGCACGTCGCTCGCGCGGTCGCAGACGGAGCACCTGAGCGAGCGGCTCGGCCTCTTCGTCATCATCGTGCTGGGTGAGGGCGTCGCCCAAGTGGTCGAGGCCACGTCGGACGCGGAGTGGGACAAGAAGCTGTACTCGCTCGCCGTCGCGGCGTTCTTCCTGCTGGCCACGTTGTGGGCGTTGTCCTTCGGGCACGGCTATGCGGGGGTGCCGCACCTGGCGGCAGGGGTGCTGCCCGCCCGTGCGGCGCTGCCCCTGCACTGTTTCGTGTCCGGTTGCCTCGCCGCTCTGGCCGCCGCGCTGGGAGCCGCGGCCGAGCACCTGGAGACGCTGCCGGACGCCACCCGCTGGCTGCTGTGCTCGTCGCTGGCCGGGTACTTCCTGCTCAGCGGACTCGCCTGGCTCGGCCGGGCCGGGCGGGAACGGCGGTGGCTGTTGTCCGTGGCCCTCCCCTGCTGCGTACTGCCCCTGCTGCTGGCGGTGTTCGGCGCGCATGTCCGCACGGTGACCGTGGTCTGGCTGCTCGTCCTGATCACCCTGTGGCCGGTCCTCTACGAGCGGCGGGCGGCGAAGCCGGCCAAGAGGGCCGTGCGGACCGGGACTTGAGCCGTGGGGTGAGGTTGTACCGGTGGCACGGGCTCGGGCAGGCTGGCTTCCCCGTCGCCAGGAGGAGCGCGACGACCCGAAGGAGTCACGAGCATGATCGACTGGGTGCCTCTCCGTACCGGAGCACGGCCTGTCCCCTCGCCCTTGGCCACGCCACTGGTCTGGGCCGCGGCGTCCGGCGGCGCGTTGGTCCTGGTGGCACTGCTCAATGCGCTGATAGGTACCGATCGGCCCTCTCCGGCGCTGGCCGCGCTGTCCCTGCTCTCGGTCCTGCTCGGCCTGTGCGCCCGCTTCACGGCGGCCCCCGGCACCGCGGTGCTGTGCTGGCTCTTCCTGAACGGCTTCGCCGTCCCGCCCGCCGGCACCCTCACCTGGGCCGGACACCGCGACGCGTTCTGGCTCGCCTGCCTGTTCACCGCCGCCCTGGTGGGCACGGCCCTGGCCCGGCTCCTCCACGCCCGAGCCGCCTACCGCCGTCTCTCCACGGACATCGGCGGCCCGACCCGGACCGGATCGTGAACGGCGTGGCCGCGCGCCGGGCCATACCATCGTGCGGCCGCCCAGGGAGCCCTCCCCGAGCAGGCCACTCGGTCGGGTGACGGCCGACGCCATCGCCACTGCTCACCGAACCGAAAAGAGCCGTTTCCGGGCTACGTGGCCAGATCCCTCCTATCGTGGAACGACACAGTGACCCTCGGCGTCGAAACGGGCAGGCCATGCAGGATCCGGAGATCGACTATGAGGCGGTCTTCCGCGACCTGCCCGGCATGGTGGCGCTGCTCACCCCCGAACTCGTCTACGTCGACGCCAACCAGGATTTCGAGCGCCTGTCGGGACGCAAACGCGAGGAGCTGGTCGGCCGCTACATCTTCGACGTCTTCCCCGAGAACCCCAAGGACCCGGCGGCGGCCGGCATGCGCGAGACCCGGGAGTCGATGCTGCGCGCGGCGACCACCGGTGAGCGCGACACCATGGCCCTGCTCCGCTACGACATCGAGGACCCGCTGCGGCCCGGCCGCTGGGTGGAGCACTTCTGGAGCCCCGTCAACGCGCCCATCCGGGGCAAGGACGGCAAAGTGACGCTGATCGTCCACCGGGTGGAGGAGGTCACCGAGTTCGTCCGGGCCATCGGCGGCCGGGCCGACGACAGCCGGGCCCGGGTACTGGAAGCCGAGCTGTACACCCGGGCTCGTGAGCTACAAGAGGTCAACGAGCGGCTGCGCAGGGCACACGCCCATGAGCGCGAGGTGGCCCTGACCCTCCAGGCGGCGATGCTGCCCCCGCCACGACCGGTCGGCCACCACCGGGCGGCCGTCCGCTACCGCCCCGCCGTGGACGCCCTCAACGTCTGCGGCGACTGGTACGACCTCGTCGACCTGCCCGACGGCGGAATGGCGGTCGCCGTCGGTGACGTCGTCGGACACGGTCTGGCGGCCGCCTGCGCCATGGGCCAGCTGCGCAGCGCCCTGAGCGCGGCCTGCCGGGTCGCCGACGGGCCGGGCCCGGCCCTGGAGGCGCTCGGTCTCTACGCCCGTTTCGTCGAGGGCGCCGAGTCCGCCACGGCGGTGACGACGTTCATCGACTGGGACGACCACACCATCACCTACAGCTGCGCGGGCCACCCTCCCCCGGCCCTGCTCGACCCCGACGGCACGGTGACCTTCCTCGACCAGGCCACGGACCCGCCCCTGGGCGCCAGACCCGAGCACGTCGGCCGGCCGCAGACGAGCATCCCCTTCGCCGAGGGCGCCACCCTCGTGCTGTACACCGACGGACTGATCGAGCGTCGTACGGAGGACATCGACCGCGGTCTGGCCCGCCTCGCCGACTCTCTCGCCCAGCATCGACACGCGGAACCCGAGCCCTTGGCCGATGCCCTCCTCGCCGACCTGCTCCCGGCCGAGGGCAACACCGACGACACGGCGCTGATCGTCCTGCGGCTGTGACGGCGGCTTCGCCCGACGCCGTACGTCAGGCATGGCGGAATCGAACGCTGTCGGTCAGGTCGGCGGCCGAGCCTGACCGGCAGCTACGGTTCCCGCTCGTTCCGGCTGCCGTGGCGACCCGTCAGTCTCCCGTCTCCGGTGCCTGGGTCATCCTCGATTCCCGCTTGTCGGCGGGCAGTTCCTGTTGGACTCCGCGTCGCAGGCCGAACAGGGCGACGACGAAGGCGATGGCCATGATGACGCTCATGCCGAGCAGTACCGAGCGGGTCGCCTCGGCCACGTCCAGCCGGACGAAGTGCGGAATGGACGCGGTGCCACCGCTACTGCCTTGTCCCGAGCTCAGCTGGGAGATCGACTTGGCCTCCCGGCTCGCCGCATCGTGGTCCATTCCCTGTGCGGTCAGGGTCCGGGTGATCCGTGACTGAAGCACGGAGGCGAAGATCGTGCCGAGGACGGCCAGGCCCAGGCTGGAGCCGTAGTTGCGCACGGTCTGCGTGACTCCGGTCGCTTCGCCGTAGGAGAGCGGGGGTACGCGGTTGACCGCGTCGGTGTTGGCCTGTCCCAGCATCAGTCCCATTCCTGCGCCCGTGAGCACGATGCACCACACGATGCGGCTTTCGCTCAGCTCGGTCACCCGGCCCGCCCACAGGAAGTAGCCGACGCAGGACAGTGCGCAGCCCAGCACCACGGGCCGCTTGGCGCCGATGCGGTCGAGCATCCGTCCGCCGATCTGCGCGGCCACCACGAAGCCGAGGAAGAAGTAGAGCAGGTCGAGGCTGGCCGCGGAGGCGTCCTTCCCGAGGGCGACCTCGGCGTACACGCTCGTGAAGAAGAACACCGGCACGAAGGCCGCCATGGCCACGCCCAGGACGATGTTCTGCACGAGGAAGGCCCGGTCGCGGAAGAGTTCGACGTCCAGCAGTGGATGGGTCGTTCGCTTTTCGACGAGGACGAAGACCACGAGCAGCAGCAGGCCCACGACGATGCACAGCCAGGTCGCCGCGGAGTGCCAGCCCCACAGGTAGGACTGCTGGAAGCCGAAGATGCTCAGGGCCACGCCGGCCACGATGAGGGCCAGTCCGCGGTAGTCCATCGGCGCCGGCCGGTGCGGGGCGTGGGGACGCGCCATCGCGATGAGCACCAGTGCGACGACGGCGACGGGGATGTTGACCCAGAAGATGGCCCGCCAGGTCCATTGCGTCAGCCAGCCGCCGAGGATCGGACCTACGGCGGTGAGACCGCCCGCGATGCCGAAGAAGAGGGCGAGTGCCTTGCCGCGTTCCTGCAACGCGTAGGAGTTGACCACGATGGCCAGGGCCGCCGGGTACATGAGCGCTCCGCCCGCTCCCTGGAGCGCCCGGAACGCGATCAGCCAGCCCTCGGCGGCGCCGCCCTTGGGCGTCAGTCCGCACAGTGCGGACGCGACGGCGAAGACGATCACCCCGAGGGTGACCATGCGCCGGTGACCGACGGTGTCCGCCAGCCGTCCTCCGAAGGCGAACAGGGCGGCCATCGCCAGCAGGTAAGAGTTGATGGCCCACTGCACGCCGGTGTTGGTCAGCCCCAGCTCCGCCTGGATGTTCGGTGCGGCGATGGACACGATCGTCTGGTCGATGAACGTCATCGCCACCGCGAAGATCATCGCGGCCAGTGTCAGCCGTCTGGGTGAGGAGGAGGTTCCAGTTCCGGACATCGGTGTCCTTCCGAGCCGAGTGCGCTTACGGGTGGGCAGTCCCCTGCTCCGAACCCGTCGGCGGGTCCGGCCGTGGAAGGGGCTCGTCTCGGGCAAGCCCGATCAGGACCCTCCGTGGCGGCGTCGAAGACAGTCCCCCGGATCGGCCCTGATTCCAGACCTGGTCCGGCCGGCCTCGGCGCTCGCGAAGGCCATCGGACCGCTCGCGGCGGCCGAAAGGGGTGAACCGGGGCGGAAGCCTTGCCCAGGACTGTGGCGGCGGTGTCCGCACGGACTGCCGGCGCCTGCCGGACAGAGGCGTCGCGACGGTGACGGCGAGCAGGGCCAACGGGCTCCCTACGGCGCCGGGCAGGGCCGCGCGCACTGTGGTCGGCGCGAGGCGGCACAGGGCATACCGAAGAGGTTCGGCGGTACACGTCATACGGGCATCTCCACTCGCCTCGATGAGGCTCATGGTGGCCTCCGTCTGCGACTTCCGCATCCGTCGGCCGGCCCGGCAGCGCCGGGAGGCGCCGGCGTCCGCCGCTCCTCGGCACGGTGGCGAGGGGAGATGCCACCTCTTCGGCACGCTCGGACTCGCCTGGTCCAAGCGGGTCCGAAACGGCCGCCGCCACGTCACACGTCCTCTGCCTGGCGAAGTCCCCGCGATGGACACTCGGCACGGCGGTCGATCGCAGCGCAGCGGCCGGGTCGCCTCACGACGTCTGCTCGTGGACCCGGCGGCAGGCAACCGGGTCGAGCACTCGGACGACCGCGCTACGCTCACCGGCCGTTCAGGCAGGCCGGCGTTCACCCCGGATGGACGCCGGCCTTCCCCGAGCGGCTGCGGCACCGCGCCGACAGGCGGGAATCCGCGCGGTCCGTCATCTGACGTCGACGAAGTCGCCTGCCGCCGTGGACGGTCCGGTGGTGGGGGTACCGGTGAAGACGAAGCGGTAGTAGCCGTCGGTCCTGGCCTTGGTGGTGGTCTTCAGCGTGCCGCCGACGCCGGTGGTGACGGTTTTCAGCGCGGTGTAGACGGAGCTGCCTTTCTTACGGAACTGGAGCTGGACCGGCCGCCCCTGGTAGCCGGTGTAGGTGCCGCTCTCCCAGTTCGCGCGGGTCAACTTCCCGGTGACCGTGATCGTCCTGCCCTTCTTCACCGGCTCGGGCGAGGCGTTGACCGTCACCCTGGCGTACCGCTTGACGTTCGCCGTACCGGCAACGTCGATCTCCGTCCAGTTGTCGCCGGTGTCCTGCGCCCCGGCGAGCACCTTCCAGGCGCCGGCGAGGCCGTTGTGCTCGAAGTCCCGCGCGGCGCTCACAGCGATGCTCACCTTGCAGGTGGAGGTCGTCGGGTCGGCCGGTGACACCACGCATGTACCCGCCGGCGGGTACAACGGCAGCCTGCCGTCTGCGTCGTCGGTGTTGGGACCGTGCCACAGGTAGGCCCATGACGCGGCAACGCCCTCCGGGTCACGGGCCGTCCACGTGATCGTGACGGTCTTTCCGGTGGTCGGGCCGAGCACGATGTCCTTGCCTCCGTCGACCACGACGTTCGAGAACGTGGTGTCGCCGGCCGCGGCCGTGTCCACCGCCCGGGCGGTTGCCGGAAGCACCGATGCTGAAAGGGCGGCCGTCAGGAAAGTGACGGCCACGGTCGGGCACATGCGCATGAGGTCCCCCCTCGGGACACTGGGTCGCCGCCTCCCCGCACGACGAGACCTGATGGTGTGTCATCGGTGGCTAGACCCGTGAGGGACGGTCCCGGTTGCCCTGTTCTTCGAAAGGCTCGCCGGCATGTCTCTACGTATTCGCATGCGTCGAGCGCTCCCGGAAGCGATGCGCGCGGGTGACAAGGTCGCGGTGAGCGCCCTTCGGGCAACCCGGCGCGCTGGACAACGCCGAGGCGGTGCCCGTGCCGGAAACCGAGCTTCGTGGCTCGGCGCTTGAGCGATCGCCGCTCGGTGTCGGCGCCACGGAGACGGCTCGGCGTGAGCTGAGCGAGCACCGTGTGGTCGAGATCGTGCAAGCCGAAGCCGTCAAGTGTCTGGAGGCCGCGGCACAGTTGACCGCGCCCGCATGCGCACCGAGCCGCACGGCTCCCTGCCGAGGCCGCCGTGTTGCTTCACTCCCTCGACGATGCGAGCCCCGCGTAGGAACCGGCGACGAAGCGACGCCCGATCACTCGCACGTCAGTGTCGGCATCCCCCAGTCCGCGTGGTCGTTGCCGTTGCCGTCGCCCGCGTCACCGGCCTTGAGGTCGATCACCTGGGCACCGCTGACGTCGACGTCGATCGGCACCGCGGCCTGCCCACCGCGGATCGTCGGTGTGGTGACCAGGGTCTTGCCGTCGGCGATCACGGAGAACGTCACCGTACCCGCGCCGCCCGTCTCGTCGTCGACGCCGACGGACGCCGTCAGCCGCGAGCACTGTCCGGCGAGGTAGAGCTGGACGTCGCTGACGGAGTTGGTGCCGAGGCCCTTGGCGTAGCCGACGCCCGCGATGGTGATCGGACGGCCGTCACCGGCCGCCTGTTCGCCGACGCTGGTGTCCCGTTCCACCGGGCCCCATCCGTTCGTGGAGGAGAGGAACGGCAGGGCGCTCACGTCGCTCTTCCCGGCGGGCGGAGCGGGCGGGATTCCGCCGACGATGCGCTCGTCGGCGCTGACGACCTGTCGTCCGTTCTGCCGGTAGTGCACCGTGGCGGTGAGTGCCGAGGCGGACGGCAGCGTTCCGGTCGGGGGCTCGACCTGCCAGGTGAAGGTGGCCGACGCACCGGGCCGCAGGCGCTCGACCGAGGTGGGGGTCGGGGCGCTCACGCTCCAGCCGTCGGGGGCGGAGAGCGACGCCGTCATTGCGGAAGCGGGCTGTCGGTCCTTCGGTACCCGCACCGTCGCCCGGGCGGTGAAGGCCTGTCCCGGCTGGGCGGTGTCCGGCACATCCAGGGTGACGTCGGCTCCCGGACGCTTCGGCATCGCGTAGGTGCGGGGGTCGTAGCGAGGGCTGTCGTTCTGGGCGACGCGCAGGGAGGAGGCGTAGCTGCCGTAGTCGGTGAGTTCGACCTTGCCGAGGCCGCCGGTGCTGCCGTCGAGGTTCCACACGGCGATGGCGATGCTGTTGTGGCCGTTCGGGTTCAGGATGCCGTTGGGGACCGGGAAGGTGTGCTGCGGGCCGAGGTAGTTGACGTAGTTGCCGACCTGCCAGCCGTTCACGAAGATCGTGGCGCGGTACTTGCGTGCCGGGTCGTCGGTGAACGTCAGCCCGAGCGAGGTGTCCTGGCCGTGCGGCAGGTCCAGCTTGGCGTCGGTGCGGTACCAGGAGACTCCGGGTGTGGTGTCGCTTGCCGGGAGGGACACGCGGTTCCAGTCGGCGTCCGGGTAGCCCGGCAGGGACCAGCCGGCCCGCTCGCCGTAGAGGCCGCCCGTCGAGAGCGGGCCGCGGACCGTGTCCTGGAGGTCCTCGCCGCCCCGTACGCCCTGGAGGCGCCAGGTGACGGACGTCAGCGGCGCGCCGACGAGGGAGGCGCTGGTCAGGCCGCGCGCGGTCTTGTTGCCGTTGGCGGAGTTGTAGTCCTCCTCGTGCCCCATGTTGACGGTGAGCACGGACAGGACGTTGTCGCCGGTGGACTTCACGGAGCCGGCCGGGAAGGTGAAGTCGCCGCTGCCCGTGGTGGAGCTGCCCACGAAGGTGCCGTTCAGCCAGGCGGAGAACGCCTGCGCTCCTCCCCCGGAGTCCGACACCAGGTGGATGCCGGTCTCCTTGCCGGTGGCGCGGAAGCGGCCGCGGTACCAGGTGTTGCCGGTGTGGAAGCCGTAGTCGTCCGCGTAGAGCACCGGCAGCGAGTTGGCGCCGGAGACGCTGTTGGTGGTCGCCTTGTCGGCCACCTGCCAGCTGGTGTCGTCGAAACCGGGGGCGGCTTCCGGGGATTCCGCAGCGTGCTTCCAGTTGGTCAGTGTCGGCAGGTGTATCGGGGCGGCCACCGGGATCTTCGCGGTGCGGCTCCCCGTGTCGGTGGCGTGGGTGCCCAATGTCCTGCCGTTCCAGGTGACTTGGGCGGCGGCGGTGAACACCTCGATGTTCTTGTCGTCGGCGTTGTCGCCGGTGAGCGCCACGGTGTGGCCGCCGTGCAGGCTGGTCGCCGTCCGCAGCAGGTGGGTGCCGCGCACGAGCACCGGGCCGCTCGCCGTGTCCTGCCGCCAGAAGGTCTTCGCGGTGGCCTTGTCGCCGAGGAGCAGGAGCAGGGGGCGCTGTCCGTCGCCGGTGATGGTGACGCGGATCAGGCCCTTGTGCGTGTAGTTGAGCCGCAGGTCTCCGGTGGCCG from Streptomyces sp. NBC_01288 carries:
- a CDS encoding IS3 family transposase, translating into MLDDAFTGVQGELGITAACRLTGRSRATHYRRLRPPTERKPRKPQVQPSSLTPDERAAVLEMMNSDEYAEMPPAQIWARELDAGRYHCSVSTMYRILREKGQSGERRRQATHPAKTVPELVATGPSQVFTWDITKAAGPAKGIWYHAYVIIDIFSRYVVGHTVERAESALRAEELIRETITRNGIVPETVHADRGTSMTSKKVSQMLIDLGVTRSHSRPKTSNDNPYSEAHFKTTKYMSDYPERFDSLAHAREWFEAFIAYYNHEHRHSGIGWHTPASVHFGTAEEVRDQRAVTLAEAYACHPERFGRRPRPPRIPQQAWINDPAKRRESAPQTS
- a CDS encoding helix-turn-helix transcriptional regulator — protein: MTPDRFFSLMLLLESRDAVTTQELASALGVSLRTTTRDLNWLRDAGLPVTAHRGRLGGVTMLPGSGLDLTRLTPGERDHLSLTGLDEKQRAELDASFESRRALSKIAAAQPRRVHELLPLTDVVHVDSRPWRQARASGTTPASLIGAVRRGRRLPEDFKSSETVVTL
- a CDS encoding VOC family protein, which gives rise to MTTSVVSIVYVNDAPAAARFYGDLLGMNPSFETSGYITFDLGPGADLGLWSGQFEDLSPDVPRTSEVCLALDGGPDELSTTFEQWNSKGVTILREPHDAGFGLTFLAADPDGNRIRVAPRG
- a CDS encoding outer membrane protein assembly factor BamB family protein — protein: MASCSGLGCVAALIAILIGHLTPWWALVLVPLGVFNAIEVIGYFAYLPVVIKPYVLVSAGGADGHGEQEEGEQRGAVRWQLDTGGAVKESSPVVVNGTIYVGSWNHLLWAVDALSGEERWQCRVGGVVAASPAFADGTVYIGSWDKCLWAVDAVSGRERWRVRTGGLVRSTPVIADGMVLFGSNDGFFRAVDAVSGESRWQVRVGTGVRSSPTVVGDSVYVGSDDGVLWALHTGSGQVRWQLKTLSGLWSSPVVADGILYVGSADRHLWALDAASGQVRWKLPAGTWVKSTPAVADGLVYFGTGDGHLWAVDAVSGERRWSRKVGVWVRWAPVVADGTLYVGTNDSRIWALDAASGEERWQANTGSPVFSTPAVADGVLYFGLQNGRLLGVRA
- a CDS encoding low temperature requirement protein A — encoded protein: MSDDDTTPPAPQPTSEENRHASWLELFFDLVAVAGVAQIAHLLHGVPDVPDLGLYALLFLAFWTAWICFTLYANVAYENTHVRTVLAAMFGMAVMAAAVSGVHEGDDRHARVFALAYVLIRVLASRAWQHRRQVLVDWPAAQMSLGVIPWIVSLWAHDPMRYWLWALGIALDLYVTFAVSARDIVEHQEARERHDSRTARRDSARGTSLARSQTEHLSERLGLFVIIVLGEGVAQVVEATSDAEWDKKLYSLAVAAFFLLATLWALSFGHGYAGVPHLAAGVLPARAALPLHCFVSGCLAALAAALGAAAEHLETLPDATRWLLCSSLAGYFLLSGLAWLGRAGRERRWLLSVALPCCVLPLLLAVFGAHVRTVTVVWLLVLITLWPVLYERRAAKPAKRAVRTGT
- a CDS encoding PP2C family protein-serine/threonine phosphatase, whose product is MQDPEIDYEAVFRDLPGMVALLTPELVYVDANQDFERLSGRKREELVGRYIFDVFPENPKDPAAAGMRETRESMLRAATTGERDTMALLRYDIEDPLRPGRWVEHFWSPVNAPIRGKDGKVTLIVHRVEEVTEFVRAIGGRADDSRARVLEAELYTRARELQEVNERLRRAHAHEREVALTLQAAMLPPPRPVGHHRAAVRYRPAVDALNVCGDWYDLVDLPDGGMAVAVGDVVGHGLAAACAMGQLRSALSAACRVADGPGPALEALGLYARFVEGAESATAVTTFIDWDDHTITYSCAGHPPPALLDPDGTVTFLDQATDPPLGARPEHVGRPQTSIPFAEGATLVLYTDGLIERRTEDIDRGLARLADSLAQHRHAEPEPLADALLADLLPAEGNTDDTALIVLRL